CGATCGCGTCCTGGAGTTGATGCAGCTGCCCCTCGCCCCTGATCTGCTTTTGGTGCAAGCCATGGCGATCACGCTCGTCGTGGTGCAGCAGCTCGTTTATGTGCTGGCTCTTCACGCTTTGGCTTACTGGATCTTTCCCCGTCTCCAAGCTCCGATTCCTGAACCTCCCCCCCTGCTCCATGGCCTGGTCGCCCTCGACCCTCTTTGAGCTCCCAGCTGGATGCACTCGCCTTTCGGGCCGAGCATCCGAGTTTTGGACCGGTGCCACTCACCGCTTTTGGTCCGACCCAGAACCTGCTCCCGATCTGTTACTGCTTCTGTCCTCCACTTTGACCGCCGAGGTGGAAGGCATCTCTGCAGCCGGTGCCACCTCTGAATCACGCCGCTATACAGCCATTGCTGACGCTGAGTTGCTTCTCTATGGGCCTTCCCATCGGCCTCGTTGGCCTTTACCGCCTCTGCCCGCAGGCGTCTCGCCGGCGTTGATCAGTTGGGTTGCTGCGGAAGCCCTACAGATCCAGCCCTGGGTGGGATCGATTGGGCTATCAAAGATGCCTCCCTTCGCTCATCTTCGCTTTGAAGATCCACAGCTCGGTCCAGCCGCCTGCATCAGCACTGGGCACTCCATGACGCCTGAACGCGTCCTACAGCTGTTAACCAAGGGCCAACGCTTCGGTGAGCGTTTGAGGCACCCACTTGTTCTTGCTGAATGTGTCCCAGGAGGAACCACCACAGCCTTAGCCGTTCTTCGTGGTCTTGGACTTCCCGCCAATAACCTGATCAGCGGTAGTGCCATCCATCCACCGATGGCCTTGAAACGTCAACTTGTGCGTCAGGGGCTGCAATCCGCAGAGCTCAGTGCAATCCCCTCGGCACAGGAGCTTTTAGCTGCCGTGGGAGACCCTTTTCAGGCTTTTGCAACCGGGTTGCTGATCGGATCCCTCTCGAGCGGTGAACCCCTCCTCTTGGCTGGAGGCAGTCAGATGGCTGCCGTGCTTGCACTTGCCTTAAGCATGGTCTCTGCCAAAGAGCGCCGCTTGCTGTCCAATCAAGTGCTGATTGGCACAACGGCCTGGTTGGCTGGGGAAGTGCTGACGCCAACCGGAAGCAAACGCGCATCACTGGTCGAGCTGCTCGCATTACTGGAGGATCATTTCGATGTTGCCATCTCTGCGCTGGCGAGTGGTCTGCGCTTTCGCGATAGTCGACACCTCTCGCTGCGTGACTACGAGCTCGGTCACGTCAAAGAGGGGGTGGGTGCCGGTGGCCTTGCATTGCTAGCGCAGCTGCGTGGACTGTCCTTAGACCGCATCAGCCAGGACTGCGACAACGCCATGGATCAATTGCTCAAATCCAAGCTCAAACCCTAAAAATCCCTCAGGAATCCAGCCCCGTAAGGTTTGAGAATGATCGGCCCATCTACTCAAACCGCTTCGTTTCGCCGGCGACAGTTGCTTCAGGCCAGCTGCATAGCAGGCCTGTCATGGCTCGCCGGCTGTGCGCGATCCAATGGTTCGCCCATCATGCGGGCCCCAACAAAGACCCTGCCTGCACCGTGGCAAAAGCAACTCAAGGCTCCGTGGCGCATTACAGAGCTGAAAGCCTTCGTCAGCTCTGACCCCCCGTGGCTCTCCTCCACCGATCTGCTCACGATTGGAGACGGTTGGTTATCGAATCTCAACCCAGGATCGTTTCAAGCGATTGATGCCGCTCCTCTTCAATCGCAATTAGGACCTTTAGCAGAGCAGTTTCTCTCTGAATTGCCGACATCCTGGAAAGGCAAAATTTTTCCTGTGGGGGTCAGCCCCTGGGTGCTGCTTTTTCGAGGAGAACCAGCCCTCAAAGACCAAGCGTCCAACAGCTGGGATGTGCTGCTGGATCCAGAGTTCAAAGGCAAGGTCCTTTTACCGTCGAGCCCACGACTGGTGATGTCGCTGGCAGAGCACATGCAGACCCCTGATGCGCTGCGACGCCTCAGACAGGCAGCCATCAGCTTTGATGATCGACACGCCCTCAACTGGTTGCTGCAAGGCGATGCACAAGTAGCAGTGCTGCCACTGCAACGGAGCATGGGAGCGCTTCTTCGAGACCAAAGGCTGCATGCAGTGCTGCCTGCGCAGGGGGCGCCTCTGAACTGGACTTTGATGCTGCGCCCAAGTTCAAGCAAAGAGCCCTTACCTCAAGACTGGGTCAAAAAAGCCTGGGAAGAACCACTGCTGAGTCGGCTCCTCTCTGCAGGATGGGTCCCCCCCTTGGCTCGATCAAAACTCAGTACCGCAATGTCGCGGGTGCCAAAACGGCTTCATGCCCTGGTTCTTCCATCCAACGAGATCTGGCAGAGCTGCTGGAATCTTGCCCCTCTGGATCCGTCTGAGCAGGACGCTCTGAAAGCCAAGTGGAAGGCCTCAGCCCCATAAACGTCGTCGAGGGGCCGCAGCCAAAAGCTGATGGGTCTCCGCCAACAAATCAGGAATCGCCAGTTGATGGGGACATCGTGGAAGGCAATCCCCACAGGTCTCACAGCCTTCGGCATTGACCTCCTCCCACCAGTGGCCAGCGCGCCCAATCAAGTTGTAACGCTCTTCTGTGAACTCCTTGAGGTCATGAGCGAGTCGAAGGTTGCGCAGTCGCAGCAGCTCAGGGATAGGAACCTC
The Synechococcus sp. CC9311 DNA segment above includes these coding regions:
- a CDS encoding nicotinate-nucleotide--dimethylbenzimidazole phosphoribosyltransferase translates to MAWSPSTLFELPAGCTRLSGRASEFWTGATHRFWSDPEPAPDLLLLLSSTLTAEVEGISAAGATSESRRYTAIADAELLLYGPSHRPRWPLPPLPAGVSPALISWVAAEALQIQPWVGSIGLSKMPPFAHLRFEDPQLGPAACISTGHSMTPERVLQLLTKGQRFGERLRHPLVLAECVPGGTTTALAVLRGLGLPANNLISGSAIHPPMALKRQLVRQGLQSAELSAIPSAQELLAAVGDPFQAFATGLLIGSLSSGEPLLLAGGSQMAAVLALALSMVSAKERRLLSNQVLIGTTAWLAGEVLTPTGSKRASLVELLALLEDHFDVAISALASGLRFRDSRHLSLRDYELGHVKEGVGAGGLALLAQLRGLSLDRISQDCDNAMDQLLKSKLKP
- a CDS encoding ABC transporter substrate-binding protein, whose product is MRAPTKTLPAPWQKQLKAPWRITELKAFVSSDPPWLSSTDLLTIGDGWLSNLNPGSFQAIDAAPLQSQLGPLAEQFLSELPTSWKGKIFPVGVSPWVLLFRGEPALKDQASNSWDVLLDPEFKGKVLLPSSPRLVMSLAEHMQTPDALRRLRQAAISFDDRHALNWLLQGDAQVAVLPLQRSMGALLRDQRLHAVLPAQGAPLNWTLMLRPSSSKEPLPQDWVKKAWEEPLLSRLLSAGWVPPLARSKLSTAMSRVPKRLHALVLPSNEIWQSCWNLAPLDPSEQDALKAKWKASAP